A single window of Lynx canadensis isolate LIC74 chromosome C2, mLynCan4.pri.v2, whole genome shotgun sequence DNA harbors:
- the CBR3 gene encoding carbonyl reductase [NADPH] 3, which produces MSSCSRVALVTGANKGIGFAIARDLCRQFSGDVVLTARDAARGRAAVQQLQAEGLSPRFHLLDIDDLQNIRALRDFLRKEYGGLNVLVNNAGIAFQPDDPTPFDIRAEITLKTNFFATRNVCIELLPIIKPHGRVVNISSLEGSKALENCSPDLQKKFRCETLTEGDLVDLMKKFVEDANNEVHEREGWPNSAYGVSKLGVTVLSRILARHLDEKRKADRILLNACCPGWVKTDLGGPCGPRTVEEGAETPVYLALLPPDATEPHGQLVHDKVVQNW; this is translated from the exons ATGTCGTCCTGCAGCCGCGTGGCGCTGGTGACCGGGGCCAACAAAGGCATCGGCTTCGCCATCGCGCGCGACCTGTGCCGGCAATTTTCGGGGGACGTGGTGCTCACGGCGCGGGACGCGGCGCGGGGCCGGGCGGCCGTGCAGCAGCTCCAGGCCGAGGGCCTGAGCCCCCGCTTCCACCTGCTGGACATCGACGACCTGCAGAACATCCGCGCCCTGCGCGACTTCCTGCGCAAGGAGTACGGGGGCCTCAACGTGCTGGTCAACAACGCGGGCATCGCCTTCCAGC CTGATGATCCAACACCCTTTGACATTCGAGCTGAGATAACACTGAAGACAAACTTTTTTGCCACAAGGAATGTCTGCATAGAATTACTGCCAATAATAAAACCTCATG GCAGGGTGGTGAATATCAGCAGTTTAGAGGGCTCCAAAGCTCTTGAAAATTGCAGCCCAGATCTACAGAAGAAGTTCCGATGCGAGACGCTCACAGAAGGGGACCTGGTGGACCTCATGAAAAAGTTTGTGGAGGATGCAAACAACGAAGTGCACGAGAGGGAAGGCTGGCCCAACTCGGCTTATGGGGTGTCCAAGCTGGGGGTCACGGTCTTATCAAGGATCTTGGCCCGGCATCTGGATGAGAAGAGAAAAGCGGACAGGATTCTGCTGAACGCATGCTGCCCGGGGTGGGTAAAAACGGACCTGGGTGGGCCTTGCGGCCCCAGGACTGTGGAGGAGGGAGCTGAGACCCCTGTCTACTTGGCCCTCCTGCCTCCAGATGCTACCGAGCCTCATGGCCAACTGGTCCATGACAAAGTCGTCCAAAACTGGTGA